In Mytilus trossulus isolate FHL-02 chromosome 14, PNRI_Mtr1.1.1.hap1, whole genome shotgun sequence, a genomic segment contains:
- the LOC134697179 gene encoding protocadherin-11 X-linked-like, with amino-acid sequence MASVSVSFCLLVTFLFCVQCQDLSYNLLEEQNKDTFIGDVKTDANLSIPTNDASDVTFSFIKTDNKYEDLFHINERQSSLYTAQKLDRETICPYQAVCILGLEVIAKGTKVSFYQKIKVSVHLIDVNDHSPTFSVSSISSDISEGALVGTSIHISDQGAEDQDYGILGVQTYRIEDPTGTSPFKVNFTKNVDGTTNVKLILIKSLNREDKSFYNLRIIAEDGGTPKKFGSIQVTITVTDINDNSPTFSQTMYNVTINEDHQVNSSFLNVSASDSDLGVNGEVFYELSPRQEKKNLELFDIDQNTGNLKVVASLIYESKEYYTIVVEAIDRGQQARKTQVNVYLHVNDVHNNPPQININLLSNADFAEISEDANLDTAVAHITVFDPDNGLNGIVECSSSSDVFKLQRFDVHEYKVVIKSPLNRETKPEHQVLVSCHDKGVQAMTSTAEFIVKVLDENDNIPKFTQDTYTVSIQENNNRGTTLLKVSANDFDSGKNAELTYSMSSVARYEFHIDSLSGQISVLSILDRESTEKLTFTVFATDAGSPNLTGSAEVVVTVSDDNDQAPQFIEAHPVFSVPENYAAYTSIGIIQATDGDEGENKRLTFKLVPNYSVPFIVQPNGTIQTTEPLDRENTSTFHFQIMVEDHGKVPKSNITDITVNVLDTNDNKPLFKFPNGNNNTVSISYQTQQHTVIATVSTTDADDDTNARVTYFFKEKTYSGMFQLNSLSGRITIVRQLSVHEAGRYTITITAQDAGTPPMIAEQVINFVITTQELGGLTANDDTEDGRQYFLIVIAISCVTVVIAVVIILTICLIKRADRLRQKFLDSHKDDTDGDRDTKKKVSFSNTMNNFDQIPNSSVDGDDNGRLYPELTRNTLPIESSLSLYPAIDLHGNQLIDRNKNQLSSLQLQQQLLETQHKNRKPINILSKANLKKVDGDDNSDLSAEVTTSDSGRGTSEHEDLNTSTVLSYSTDFEQLKQNQHRNFSPFYQSSPRGREQAICTTTNCSNFYQQPNFKNLTMSSDNFFNYENSAKGIYPKGISRNTSMTSGHDDSTTTSGSYVIDDDDEYVDMVRPSRQCIV; translated from the exons ATGGCTTCTGTTTCGGTATCTTTTTGTTTACTggtgacatttttgttttgtgtgcaatgccaagatcTTTCTTACAATCTTCTAGAGGAACAAAATAAGGACACGTTTATTGGAGATGTAAAAACTGATGCCAATCTCAGTATTCCTACAAACGATGCCAGTGATGTGACATTTAGTTTTATCAAAACGGATAACAAGTATGAGGACTTATTCCATATCAACGAGAGACAAAGTTCTTTGTACACAGCCCAGAAACTTGATCGTGAGACCATCTGTCCATACCAGGCAGTCTGCATCCTTGGGTTAGAAGTCATAGCTAAAGGTACGAAAGTTAGTTTTTATCAGAAAATCAAAGTTTCGGTTCATCTTATCGATGTAAATGATCACAGTCCTACATTTTCAGTATCAAGTATCAGTAGTGATATTTCAGAAGGGGCTCTTGTCGGTACATCCATTCACATCTCTGATCAGGGTGCCGAGGACCAAGATTACGGCATATTGGGTGTACAGACCTACCGAATTGAAGATCCTACTGGAACCTCACCATTCAAAGTGAACTTCACAAAGAACGTTGATGGCACGACAAATGTCAAACTGATTTTAATCAAATCTCTAAATAGAGAGGACaaaagtttttataatttaagaaTAATTGCTGAAGATGGAGGAACACCGAAAAAGTTTGGTTCAATACAAGTGACAATCACTGTTAcagatatcaatgataactcaccGACATTTTCACAAACTATGTACAACGTAACTATTAACGAAGATCATCAAGTTAACTCTTCATTTCTTAACGTTTCGGCTTCAGACTCAGATTTGGGAGTCAATGGTGAAGTGTTTTACGAACTTAGTCCAAGACAAGAGAAGAAAAATTTGGAACTATTTGATATTGATCAAAATACTGGAAATTTAAAAGTTGTGGCTTCTTTAATTTATGAGTCAAAGGAATATTATACTATTGTTGTAGAAGCAATTGATAGAGGTCAGCAAGCAAGAAAAACACAAGTTAATGTGTACCTCCACGTTAATGATGTTCATAATAATCCAccacaaataaacataaatctCCTGTCAAACGCAGACTTTGCCGAAATTTCTGAGGATGCCAATCTTGACACGGCTGTCGCTCACATTACAGTATTTGACCCTGATAATGGCTTGAACGGAATAGTAGAATGTTCTTCATCTAGTGACGTGTTTAAactacaaagatttgatgtacacGAATATAAAGTGGTTATCAAAAGTCCTCTAAACAGGGAGACTAAGCCAGAACATCAAGTTTTAGTAAGCTGTCATGACAAAGGTGTGCAAGCTATGACTTCGACAGCAGAATTTATAGTCAAAGTCTTAGATGAAAATGACAACATACCAAAGTTCACCCAGGATACTTATACAGTAAGCATACAAGAAAATAACAATAGAGGAACAACACTTTTGAAAGTGTCTGCCAACGACTTCGACTCTGGTAAAAATGCTGAACTGACATACAGTATGTCATCTGTGGCTAGGTACGAATTTCATATTGACTCATTGAGTGGTCAGATATCGGTCTTGTCAATTCTTGACCGCGAATCAACAGAGAAACTTACTTTCACAGTTTTTGCTACAGATGCTGGATCTCCCAATTTAACCGGAAGTGCTGAAGTTGTTGTCACAGTTTCGGATGATAATGATCAAGCTCCACAATTCATCGAAGCACACCCCGTCTTTTCCGTCCCTGAAAATTACGCAGCTTATACTTCTATTGGAATTATACAAGCTACGGATGGTGACGAAGGTGAAAACAAAAGACTGACTTTCAAACTAGTCCCGAATTATTCTGTACCGTTTATAGTTCAACCCAATGGTACTATTCAGACAACAGAACCATTGGACAGAGAAAATACAAGCACTTTCCATTTTCAAATAATGGTAGAAGATCACGGTAAAGTACCAAAAAGTAATATTACTGATATTACAGTTAATGTTCTTGATACAAATGACAATAAACCATTATTCAAATTCCCAAACGGAAATAATAATACAGTCAGCATATCATACCAAACACAGCAACACACAGTCATTGCAACCGTCTCAACAACTGATGCCGACGACGACACCAATGCACGTGTTACTTACTTTTTCAAAGAGAAAACATATTCAGGTATGTTTCAACTAAACAGTCTGTCTGGTCGTATAACTATCGTCAGACAATTATCAGTGCACGAGGCTGGACGGTATACCATAACTATAACAGCACAAGACGCCGGAACACCTCCAATGATCGCCGAACAAGTCATAAACTTTGTAATTACTACTCAGGAATTAGGTGGACTTACCGCTAATGACGACACTGAAGACGGCCGACAGTATTTCCTAATAGTAATTGCAATATCTTGTGTCACTGTTGTAATTGCGGTCGtaataattttgacaatttgtCTGATCAAACGAGCAGACCGACTCCGTCAGAAATTCTTAGATTCACATAAGGACGATACAGATGGAGATAGAGACACAAAGAAAAAAGTCAGTTTTTCCAACACTATGAACAATTTTGACCAGATACCAAACAGTTCAGTAGACGGTGATGACAATGGACGCTTGTATCCAGAACTTACCAGGAACACATTGCCAATTGAG TCGTCACTGAGTTTGTATCCAGCAATAGATCTCCATGGTAACCAGTTAATTGATAGAAACAAGAACCAGTTATCATCTCTACAGCTTCAGCAACAGCTACTGGAAACACAACACAAGAATAGGAAACCTATCAATATACTG tcaaaagcaaatttaaagaaagttGATGGTGACGATAACAGCGACTTGTCAGCAGAAGTAACTACCAGTGACAGTGGACGGGGAACCAGTGAACATGAGGATCTCAATACCAGTACTGTGCTATCTTATTCCACGGATTTCG AACAATTGAAGCAAAATCAACACAGAAATTTCTCGCCATTTTACCAATCCAGCCCACGTGGTCGAGAACAGGCCATCTGCACAACAACGAACTGTTCAAATTTTTACCAAcaaccaaatttcaaaaatctgaCTATGTCGTCTGAcaacttttttaattatgaaaatagtGCAAAAGGAATATATCCGAAAGGAATTTCTCGGAATACTTCTATGACTAGTGGTCACGACGACAGTACTACGACATCTGGAAGTTACGTCATAGATGACGATGATGAATATGTAGATATGGTTCGGCCTAGTAGACAATGCATTGTATGA